From the Gordonia bronchialis DSM 43247 genome, one window contains:
- a CDS encoding C40 family peptidase: MNNVDNRPGGERRVPASRSIPAILAAGALAILLAVQLGVGGTGEAQAIPARTADQLLTRYKQLGIDAEKTAESMHNAQIEYDKQRRIVATSRRAAADARRSLDATRAQLDLYQGRVDKIVRASYRGARVTGLYAVLVSDSPQSLLDQMSGLDMIQRQAAKDLTDLKAARKRIASAKATAETAAATASQAVSTAERVRGDLQTKQANLQLQGIQIRAVYRSMTGRQLAELQGPKFTFDPRLVPRGTSIALVAVQAALSRIGDPYVWGATGPSSFDCSGLMVWAYKQAGKTLPRSSEAQMASGRAVDRNDLQPGDLIIYYPDAHHVGMYVGDGYVIHASTFGVPVKVVPIDEAGPYNAARRY; the protein is encoded by the coding sequence ATGAACAACGTGGACAACCGACCGGGAGGGGAGCGACGCGTGCCGGCGTCGCGTTCGATACCCGCGATTCTGGCGGCCGGTGCGCTGGCGATTCTGCTCGCTGTCCAGCTGGGCGTCGGCGGAACCGGTGAGGCGCAAGCGATCCCGGCACGGACCGCCGACCAGTTGCTGACCCGCTACAAGCAACTCGGCATCGACGCGGAGAAGACCGCGGAGTCGATGCACAACGCGCAGATCGAATACGACAAGCAACGCCGCATCGTGGCGACCTCGCGGCGCGCCGCCGCCGACGCCCGGCGCTCGCTGGATGCGACGCGGGCGCAGCTCGACCTCTACCAGGGCCGGGTGGACAAGATCGTGCGCGCCAGCTATCGGGGCGCCCGGGTCACCGGCCTGTATGCCGTCCTGGTCAGCGATTCGCCGCAGTCACTGCTGGATCAGATGTCGGGCCTGGACATGATCCAGCGGCAGGCCGCCAAGGACCTCACCGACCTCAAGGCCGCGCGCAAGCGCATCGCGTCGGCGAAGGCCACCGCCGAGACCGCCGCGGCCACGGCGTCGCAGGCCGTGTCCACGGCCGAGCGGGTCCGCGGTGATCTGCAGACCAAACAGGCCAACCTCCAGTTGCAGGGGATTCAGATCCGGGCCGTCTACCGGTCCATGACCGGGCGGCAGCTCGCCGAGCTGCAGGGTCCCAAGTTCACCTTCGATCCGCGGCTGGTCCCGCGCGGCACCTCCATCGCGCTGGTCGCGGTGCAGGCCGCCCTGAGCCGCATCGGTGATCCCTACGTGTGGGGTGCCACCGGACCGTCGTCCTTCGATTGTTCCGGTCTCATGGTCTGGGCGTACAAGCAGGCCGGGAAGACGCTGCCACGCTCGAGCGAGGCCCAGATGGCGTCCGGACGGGCCGTCGACCGCAATGATCTGCAGCCCGGTGATCTGATCATCTACTACCCCGATGCCCATCACGTCGGCATGTACGTCGGCGACGGATACGTGATCCACGCGTCCACCTTCGGCGTCCCGGTCAAGGTCGTCCCGATCGACGAGGCCGGTCCGTACAACGCGGCCCGTCGCTACTGA